The following proteins are encoded in a genomic region of Candidatus Thermoplasmatota archaeon:
- a CDS encoding protein-L-isoaspartate O-methyltransferase: MFSEQRERLVKKLKIEGYIKNSNVEKAFLEIPRENFVPEQKKNYAYVDTPLEIGQGQTISAPHMVAIMCEALDVKEGQKILEIGAGSGYHAAIVSKLVGEKGHVYTVERFKSLAEKANENLEKTVIKNVTVIVGDGSQGHIEHAPYDRIYVTCASPGVPPPLIDQLKDRGKLLIPVGQTVCELQLVEKTGKEIKTSDLGGCVFVPLVGKYGY, translated from the coding sequence ATGTTTAGTGAACAAAGAGAAAGACTAGTCAAAAAACTAAAAATAGAGGGATACATAAAAAACAGTAATGTAGAAAAAGCATTCCTTGAGATACCGAGAGAAAACTTTGTTCCAGAACAAAAGAAGAACTATGCCTATGTTGACACACCACTGGAGATAGGACAAGGACAAACAATCTCAGCACCACACATGGTAGCAATCATGTGCGAGGCTCTGGATGTGAAAGAGGGACAAAAAATATTAGAGATAGGAGCCGGCTCAGGATACCATGCAGCGATAGTCTCAAAACTAGTTGGAGAAAAAGGACATGTATACACAGTAGAAAGATTCAAATCTTTAGCAGAAAAAGCAAATGAAAACCTTGAAAAAACAGTTATAAAAAACGTTACTGTAATAGTGGGAGATGGATCCCAAGGACACATTGAACATGCACCATACGACCGTATATACGTAACATGCGCATCACCAGGAGTACCTCCACCGTTGATAGATCAACTAAAAGACAGAGGAAAACTGCTCATACCTGTTGGGCAGACAGTATGTGAACTACAACTAGTAGAAAAAACTGGTAAAGAAATAAAAACCAGTGATCTAGGTGGATGTGTTTTTGTACCACTAGTTGGGAAATATGGTTACTAA